From a single Sphingobium sp. genomic region:
- a CDS encoding GNAT family N-acetyltransferase, translated as MIAPTLRTDRLVLRQLTLEDAPALFDVLSDGEVMRYWSSGPHSDVDESRDYIGWNADSSADHVCWAITVDGTAALGWVILLPHRSNNLELGYILGRTHWRNGYAHEAICCALDYAFEQLGARRVMADTDPENAASVGLLSKLGFQREGYLREEWETHIGIRDSLIFGLLRNEWAVRKLS; from the coding sequence ATGATTGCGCCGACCCTGCGCACAGACCGATTGGTCTTGCGCCAACTGACACTTGAAGATGCACCGGCATTATTTGATGTTCTGTCAGACGGCGAGGTCATGCGTTACTGGTCGAGCGGACCGCATAGTGACGTTGATGAAAGCCGCGATTATATCGGCTGGAATGCCGATAGCAGCGCCGATCATGTCTGCTGGGCCATTACGGTTGATGGCACCGCCGCGCTTGGCTGGGTGATCTTGCTGCCGCATCGCAGCAACAATCTTGAACTCGGCTATATTCTCGGCCGGACGCATTGGCGCAATGGCTATGCCCATGAAGCCATTTGCTGTGCGCTGGATTACGCCTTTGAACAGCTTGGCGCACGGCGCGTCATGGCTGACACCGACCCCGAAAATGCTGCGTCGGTCGGTCTGCTGAGCAAACTTGGCTTCCAGCGCGAAGGGTATTTGCGCGAGGAATGGGAAACCCATATCGGCATACGCGACAGCCTGATCTTTGGATTGTTGCGGAACGAATGGGCGGTGCGCAAGCTCAGTTGA
- a CDS encoding serine hydrolase, translating into MRNFCLFAALAAMAPLSLAQPVAAREPAKDAAKPAPTIDRRIGQLVPLIKGEITPESFFSPTFLAAVPSAQFKAISASITAQYGQPTRIVSATPARSNGATVKLAFEKAVATVEVDVEPGAVGKVIGLLISGFEVTGDSVEAISAEFAALPGGSGFLLAALNDDGRISPIASRNSDQQFAIGSTFKLYILAQLASEVRAGKRQWNDVVPLTHHSFSSTATQGWPKDSPVTLHTLAGWMISVSDNGATDTLLSLLGREAVEQKLASIGHSAPDKTLPFLSTVEAFALKADAPLRTRFLAASEAQQRVLLDKEAAHLTLENATGGSIGGAPASIDTIEWFASAQDIGNLMRHIRMQRDDRMMAILSINDGLGAAAAKKWRYVGYKGGSEPGVISMSYLLQSPAGKWYIASGSWNDTQQEIDKARFAALMERLVGVALN; encoded by the coding sequence ATGCGCAATTTCTGTTTGTTTGCCGCCCTTGCCGCCATGGCCCCATTGTCGCTGGCCCAACCTGTTGCCGCGCGAGAACCGGCAAAAGATGCCGCAAAGCCCGCCCCAACGATTGATCGACGCATTGGTCAGTTGGTGCCGCTGATCAAAGGTGAAATCACGCCGGAAAGCTTTTTCTCGCCCACATTTCTTGCCGCCGTGCCATCCGCACAGTTCAAGGCGATCAGCGCAAGCATCACCGCCCAATATGGGCAACCGACCCGGATTGTCTCGGCCACGCCCGCCCGATCCAATGGTGCAACCGTCAAACTGGCCTTTGAAAAGGCAGTCGCGACCGTCGAAGTCGATGTCGAACCGGGTGCAGTGGGCAAAGTAATCGGCCTGTTGATATCGGGCTTTGAAGTCACCGGCGACAGCGTGGAAGCGATCAGCGCAGAGTTTGCCGCGCTACCGGGCGGCAGCGGCTTCCTGCTTGCCGCGTTGAACGACGACGGACGAATCAGCCCGATTGCCAGCCGCAATTCCGATCAACAGTTCGCCATAGGTTCGACCTTCAAGCTCTATATCCTGGCCCAATTGGCGAGCGAGGTGCGTGCCGGAAAGCGCCAGTGGAACGATGTCGTGCCGCTGACGCATCACAGTTTTTCCTCCACGGCAACGCAGGGCTGGCCCAAGGACAGCCCGGTCACGCTGCACACGCTGGCCGGATGGATGATTTCGGTCAGCGACAATGGCGCAACCGATACGCTGCTGTCGCTTTTGGGGCGCGAGGCCGTCGAACAGAAACTGGCGAGCATCGGCCATAGTGCACCCGACAAGACCCTGCCCTTCCTGTCGACGGTGGAAGCCTTTGCATTGAAAGCAGACGCGCCGCTGCGCACCCGTTTTCTCGCCGCTAGTGAAGCGCAGCAACGTGTGCTTCTGGACAAGGAGGCAGCGCATCTCACGCTGGAAAATGCAACCGGCGGCAGTATCGGCGGCGCACCTGCATCGATCGATACAATCGAATGGTTCGCCTCAGCGCAGGACATTGGCAATCTGATGCGGCACATTCGCATGCAGCGCGATGACCGGATGATGGCTATTCTTTCGATCAACGACGGGCTGGGCGCGGCCGCCGCAAAGAAATGGCGTTATGTCGGTTATAAGGGCGGGTCGGAACCGGGGGTGATCTCGATGAGCTATCTTCTGCAATCGCCCGCGGGCAAATGGTATATCGCCAGCGGCAGTTGGAACGACACCCAGCAAGAGATCGACAAAGCCCGTTTCGCGGCGTTGATGGAAAGACTCGTCGGGGTCGCTCTCAACTGA
- a CDS encoding LysR family transcriptional regulator, protein MKRTHLPLNGLRVFDAAARHLSFTKAADELAVTPAAVGQQIRALEDMLGVVLFRRTPKGLELTPEADKGLDALRAGFLQFEESVRAMQSGQSSNYLTIAAPRDFTAKWLTPRLARFGAANPDVQFTLVSADDDVDFTEANLDLAIRLAEGPGEHEGVKLGDGAFVRVGAPDGGATTRISWPGCPMAEGEAGLRLGDAGLAIDAAAIGLGEAVVPFLLVAGDLDSARVRALDNSREHPLAYWLVAPLPQWRQKKVKALVEALTA, encoded by the coding sequence ATGAAGCGTACGCATCTTCCCTTGAATGGCCTGCGCGTATTTGACGCGGCGGCCCGCCATCTCAGCTTTACCAAGGCGGCAGACGAGCTTGCCGTTACACCTGCGGCGGTCGGCCAGCAGATTCGCGCACTGGAAGATATGCTGGGCGTCGTGCTGTTCCGCCGTACGCCCAAGGGATTGGAACTGACGCCTGAAGCGGACAAGGGCCTCGATGCTCTGCGCGCCGGTTTCCTGCAGTTTGAAGAATCAGTGCGTGCGATGCAATCGGGGCAAAGCTCCAACTATCTGACCATTGCTGCTCCGCGTGATTTCACCGCCAAATGGTTGACGCCCCGGCTCGCCCGTTTTGGTGCCGCCAATCCGGACGTACAGTTTACGCTGGTATCAGCCGATGATGATGTCGATTTTACCGAAGCCAATCTCGATCTTGCGATCCGCCTTGCGGAAGGCCCCGGCGAACATGAAGGCGTAAAGCTGGGCGATGGCGCCTTTGTTCGTGTTGGCGCTCCAGACGGCGGCGCCACCACGCGGATCAGCTGGCCGGGCTGCCCCATGGCCGAAGGCGAGGCCGGGCTTCGGTTGGGCGATGCCGGGCTTGCCATTGATGCCGCCGCGATCGGTCTGGGTGAGGCGGTTGTGCCCTTTCTGTTGGTTGCCGGTGATCTCGATTCGGCGCGCGTACGCGCGCTGGACAACAGCCGCGAACATCCGCTTGCCTATTGGCTGGTCGCGCCATTGCCGCAATGGCGGCAAAAGAAGGTCAAGGCGCTGGTCGAAGCATTGACCGCATGA
- a CDS encoding DUF2147 domain-containing protein, whose protein sequence is MRKYMLSALFLAAVSTAAQAGAPITGRWITQTKDGVVEVYACGESICGKLAKFLTPPPGGNAQKDVNNSNPALRSRPLLGINLLSGFKSDGKEWKGQIYDPRSGRTYRSVVYKGKSGNLVVKGCVGPICQAQTWTPEP, encoded by the coding sequence ATGCGTAAATACATGCTTTCGGCGCTATTCTTGGCGGCTGTTTCAACGGCGGCGCAAGCAGGCGCGCCAATTACCGGTCGATGGATTACGCAAACCAAGGATGGCGTGGTTGAAGTTTATGCCTGCGGCGAATCCATTTGCGGCAAGCTCGCCAAATTTCTGACCCCGCCACCGGGCGGCAATGCGCAGAAAGATGTCAATAATTCCAATCCCGCGCTGCGCAGTCGCCCGCTGCTGGGCATCAACCTGCTGTCGGGTTTCAAATCGGATGGAAAGGAATGGAAGGGCCAGATTTACGACCCCCGTTCTGGCAGAACCTACCGTTCGGTCGTGTATAAAGGCAAATCAGGCAATCTGGTCGTCAAGGGCTGTGTTGGCCCTATCTGTCAGGCGCAGACCTGGACGCCTGAACCCTGA
- the maiA gene encoding maleylacetoacetate isomerase translates to MTETLLFDYWRSSASYRVRIALNLKGVDYQAVPTDLLAASHKAADYVARNPQGFVPMLSIDGHDLTQSLAIIDYLDANYPDPPMVSSDPATRAKTLAQALVIAADIHPVNNLRILGYLKSEFGAGDAAVAKWYRHWIVEGFAALEAMAPEQGLFGGDLPNLADVCLVPQMANARRFDTPLDAFPKLVRIDAALQALPAFAKAAPDAVKPA, encoded by the coding sequence ATGACCGAGACGCTCCTGTTCGATTATTGGCGTTCTTCCGCCAGTTACCGTGTTCGCATTGCCCTAAACTTGAAAGGCGTGGATTATCAGGCGGTCCCGACCGACCTACTCGCCGCTTCACACAAGGCGGCCGATTATGTCGCACGCAATCCGCAAGGCTTTGTGCCCATGCTCAGCATTGATGGCCATGATTTGACGCAGAGTCTTGCGATTATAGATTATCTGGATGCCAACTATCCCGATCCGCCGATGGTTTCCTCGGATCCTGCAACGCGCGCGAAAACGCTGGCGCAGGCGCTGGTCATTGCAGCGGACATTCACCCCGTGAACAATCTGCGCATATTGGGATATCTGAAAAGCGAATTTGGTGCAGGCGATGCAGCGGTCGCCAAATGGTATCGCCACTGGATCGTCGAAGGCTTTGCCGCGCTGGAGGCGATGGCCCCAGAGCAGGGGCTTTTCGGGGGCGATTTGCCGAACCTGGCCGATGTCTGCCTTGTCCCGCAAATGGCCAATGCCCGCCGATTTGATACCCCGCTGGACGCATTTCCCAAGCTGGTGCGCATCGATGCGGCGTTGCAGGCGCTCCCGGCCTTTGCCAAGGCCGCACCGGATGCGGTGAAGCCGGCATGA
- a CDS encoding GcrA family cell cycle regulator produces the protein MSWTDERIDRLKSMWEKGLTASQIADELGGVSRNAVIGKAHRLGLKSRPSPVKANETDAKPAPAAAKAKPKAAEKVAPRAAAPAQPERAPAAAAPAAPVAPRPQSDMPKIVSIGPGGFMRQGPGDQQAPIPPAPPRRLVPAKPSPEIADKTSLLDLSDKVCRWPMGHPGEPDFHFCGVAVNPGFPYCVEHCGRAYQAQLPRGVRRPPPPMPFGTPRVR, from the coding sequence ATGTCCTGGACCGACGAACGGATCGATCGCCTTAAATCCATGTGGGAAAAGGGCCTGACTGCCAGCCAGATTGCCGATGAACTTGGCGGAGTGAGCCGCAACGCGGTGATCGGCAAGGCGCACCGCCTTGGCCTGAAATCGCGCCCATCGCCCGTGAAGGCGAATGAGACAGACGCGAAACCTGCACCTGCCGCAGCCAAGGCGAAGCCGAAAGCTGCCGAAAAGGTCGCTCCGCGCGCTGCCGCGCCTGCGCAACCGGAGCGTGCACCGGCAGCCGCTGCGCCGGCCGCACCTGTCGCCCCGCGTCCGCAATCGGACATGCCGAAAATCGTTTCGATCGGCCCCGGCGGCTTCATGCGTCAGGGCCCCGGCGACCAGCAGGCTCCCATCCCGCCTGCCCCGCCGCGCCGTCTGGTGCCCGCCAAGCCGAGCCCGGAAATCGCCGACAAGACCAGCCTGCTCGATCTTTCGGACAAGGTATGCCGTTGGCCGATGGGCCATCCGGGCGAGCCCGACTTTCATTTCTGCGGCGTCGCGGTCAATCCCGGCTTTCCTTATTGTGTCGAGCATTGCGGCCGTGCCTATCAGGCGCAATTGCCGCGCGGCGTGCGCCGGCCACCGCCGCCCATGCCCTTCGGCACCCCGCGCGTCCGCTAA
- a CDS encoding ABC transporter permease: MMTIQNNSTRPAESGDDALPIQGERLIRNVNWVGLKTLYLKEVRRFMKVQTQTVWAPAITTLLYLIIFTVALGGIKPSVLGVPFADFIAPGLIIMGMMQNSFANSSFSLLVGKIQGTIVDYLMPPLSNLELLVAMVGAAVTRAAMVGCTVWLAMALWPGVNVTPVHFWAVLWFGLMGAMLLALIGVMTSIWAEKFDHAAAITNFVVAPAALLSGTFYSVDKLSPTFQAISHANPFFYAISGFRYGFIDSADSPILFGAFLLLGINIVLGVTCYALLRSGWKLRN; this comes from the coding sequence ATGATGACTATCCAGAATAATTCCACCCGCCCTGCCGAATCTGGTGATGATGCGCTTCCTATTCAAGGTGAGCGCTTGATCCGCAACGTCAATTGGGTCGGCTTGAAGACGCTCTATCTTAAGGAAGTGCGCCGCTTCATGAAGGTACAGACGCAGACCGTCTGGGCGCCTGCAATCACCACTTTGCTTTATCTTATCATCTTCACCGTCGCGCTGGGGGGCATCAAACCGTCAGTGCTGGGCGTGCCCTTTGCCGATTTCATTGCACCGGGCCTGATCATCATGGGGATGATGCAGAACAGCTTTGCCAATAGCAGCTTCTCGCTGCTGGTCGGCAAGATCCAGGGGACGATCGTCGATTATCTGATGCCACCCTTGTCCAATCTGGAATTGCTGGTCGCAATGGTGGGTGCGGCGGTTACGCGCGCAGCGATGGTGGGCTGTACCGTCTGGCTCGCCATGGCGTTATGGCCGGGCGTCAATGTGACGCCGGTGCATTTCTGGGCGGTATTGTGGTTCGGGCTGATGGGGGCGATGTTGCTGGCGCTGATCGGCGTGATGACATCAATCTGGGCGGAAAAATTCGATCATGCGGCGGCGATCACCAATTTCGTTGTCGCGCCCGCCGCCTTGCTGTCGGGCACCTTTTACTCGGTCGATAAATTGTCGCCTACCTTTCAGGCGATCAGCCACGCCAATCCCTTCTTCTACGCCATTTCGGGCTTCCGCTATGGCTTTATTGACAGTGCCGACAGCCCGATCCTGTTCGGCGCGTTTTTGCTGCTCGGGATCAATATAGTGCTGGGCGTCACCTGTTATGCGCTGCTGCGCTCCGGGTGGAAGCTGCGTAACTGA
- a CDS encoding TonB-dependent receptor yields MRSHLAILPLLAAATPAYAQANKAEEVECPPHPEDEIWLHCRINVIGNLDGSVSERTETIATVNVDSGRIEASLLNVPGLQQFRRSDARTANPTSQGITMRGLGGNASSRALLFLDDVPQADPFGGWVSWPGYDALNLASIRVRKGGGQVAAGPGAVSGVVELDSAQNREEASLGLAYGSRNAIDAKARLATRIGAGSFSFGGSYMRGDGFIPILAGQRGSADRRAAYEQAGVALRAVAPISASTDLQANLRAFTDRRDRGVDFSDNSNGGVDASVRLVDRDSDWQWAATGYLQLREFASEFGAVAADRNSVTPTLDQFATPSTGLGTRFEIRPPVGDSAELRLGGEWRRTSGETREFFTYVAGAPTRFRTAGGQTDIYGGFAELSYQPINELTLTAGGRLDSWAIQDGFRREVNIGGTVRSDDRFADRSGTEWTGRAGFGWNIDDIFTLRGAAYRAWRLPTLNELYRPFRVGADATAANELLRPESVEGVDAGIEFETGGLDLGITIFRNRLSDAIANVTLGQGPGNFAGVGFVAAGGTYRQRRNLDAILSKGIEADVRFDLGAGMNARLGYAYVDAEVRGTGASAPLNGLRPAQVPQHFGHATLAYDADPVSVATTLRYIGSQFEDDANIRVLADAVTMDFDLGFDVGRDVRLQLRGENLFDARVEAAISGSGIIERANPRTLWLGLSWNFD; encoded by the coding sequence ATGCGTTCTCATCTTGCAATCCTGCCATTGCTGGCAGCAGCGACGCCGGCTTATGCCCAGGCCAACAAGGCCGAAGAGGTGGAATGCCCGCCGCATCCAGAAGATGAAATCTGGCTGCATTGCCGGATTAACGTGATCGGCAATCTTGATGGTTCGGTATCCGAACGGACCGAGACGATAGCCACGGTCAATGTCGATTCTGGCCGGATAGAGGCCAGCCTGCTCAATGTTCCGGGATTGCAACAATTCCGCCGTTCCGATGCGCGCACGGCCAACCCGACCAGTCAGGGCATCACAATGCGCGGTCTTGGCGGAAACGCCTCTTCGCGCGCCCTGTTGTTCCTTGACGATGTGCCGCAGGCCGATCCCTTTGGCGGCTGGGTCAGTTGGCCCGGTTATGATGCGCTCAACCTTGCCAGCATCCGCGTGCGCAAGGGCGGCGGACAGGTGGCGGCAGGGCCGGGCGCCGTGTCCGGCGTGGTCGAACTTGATAGCGCGCAGAACCGCGAAGAAGCTAGTCTTGGCCTTGCCTATGGCAGCCGCAACGCAATTGACGCCAAGGCGCGGCTGGCAACCCGGATCGGCGCTGGCTCCTTCTCCTTCGGCGGCAGCTATATGCGTGGCGATGGCTTCATCCCGATCCTGGCTGGACAGCGCGGAAGCGCCGACCGGCGTGCCGCTTATGAACAGGCGGGCGTTGCGCTGCGGGCTGTTGCTCCAATTTCCGCATCGACCGACTTGCAGGCCAATCTGCGTGCCTTCACCGATAGGCGTGATCGCGGTGTCGATTTCAGCGACAACAGCAATGGCGGGGTGGATGCCAGTGTGCGGCTTGTTGACCGCGACAGTGATTGGCAATGGGCGGCGACCGGCTATCTCCAGTTGCGTGAATTTGCGTCGGAATTTGGCGCGGTCGCCGCAGATCGCAATAGCGTGACCCCCACGCTCGACCAGTTTGCGACGCCATCTACCGGTCTTGGTACACGTTTTGAGATCCGCCCGCCGGTTGGTGACAGTGCGGAATTGCGGCTCGGCGGCGAATGGCGACGCACCAGTGGTGAGACCCGCGAATTTTTCACCTATGTCGCAGGCGCGCCGACGCGTTTTCGCACTGCGGGCGGACAGACCGACATTTATGGCGGCTTTGCGGAGTTGAGCTACCAACCAATCAATGAACTGACGCTGACGGCGGGCGGGCGGCTGGATAGCTGGGCCATCCAGGATGGTTTCCGGCGAGAGGTGAATATCGGAGGCACGGTGCGTTCGGATGATCGCTTCGCCGATCGCAGCGGTACCGAATGGACCGGGCGTGCCGGTTTTGGTTGGAATATTGATGACATTTTCACGTTGCGCGGGGCCGCATATCGCGCATGGCGATTGCCGACGCTGAATGAACTTTACCGGCCGTTCCGCGTGGGTGCCGATGCCACTGCGGCCAATGAATTGCTGCGACCGGAAAGCGTCGAAGGCGTTGATGCCGGAATCGAATTTGAAACCGGCGGTCTTGACCTTGGGATCACGATTTTCCGCAACCGGCTTTCCGATGCGATTGCCAATGTCACGCTGGGGCAGGGGCCCGGCAATTTTGCAGGCGTAGGTTTTGTTGCTGCGGGCGGCACCTATCGGCAGCGACGCAATCTCGACGCTATCCTATCCAAGGGGATAGAGGCAGACGTGCGTTTCGATCTGGGCGCCGGGATGAATGCAAGGTTGGGCTATGCCTATGTTGATGCCGAAGTGCGTGGGACTGGCGCTTCGGCCCCGCTAAACGGTTTGCGCCCGGCACAGGTGCCACAGCATTTCGGCCATGCGACCTTGGCCTATGATGCTGATCCGGTCTCGGTTGCGACGACCTTGCGCTATATTGGCAGCCAGTTTGAAGATGATGCCAATATACGCGTGCTGGCCGATGCGGTGACGATGGATTTCGATCTGGGTTTCGATGTGGGGCGTGATGTGCGCCTGCAACTGCGCGGCGAAAATCTGTTCGATGCGCGGGTGGAGGCAGCGATTTCGGGCAGCGGCATTATTGAACGGGCCAATCCGCGCACCCTTTGGCTTGGCCTAAGCTGGAATTTTGACTAG
- the parE gene encoding DNA topoisomerase IV subunit B, with protein MSDDLFGGAVPAGSEPSGYDASAIEVLEGLEPVRRRPGMYIGGTDERALHHLAAEVLDNSMDEAVAGHATRIEITLGTGNRLTITDNGRGIPVDPHPKFPGKSALEVIMTTLHSGGKFEGKAYATSGGLHGVGVSVVNALSTDTVVEVARNKQLYRQCFARGAALGGLEEMGPTPNRRGTSIAFTPDPEIFGEDAKFKPARLFKLARSKAYLFAGVEIRWKCDPSLASEDVPQEAVFQFPGGLADHLKEQLGSRNCVTTDFFHGNQTFPDEQGRVEWAVAWPLYSDGSYSWYCNTIPTPDGGTHEAGVRAALTKGLRAFGELVGNKKAAQITADDIFNEAELMLSVFIRNPQFQSQTKDRLTSPEAARLVENAVRDHFDHFLADNMERGKAMLGFILEKVDDRLRRKAEREVKRKTATSGKKVRLPGKLTDCSSDDPAGTELFIVEGDSAGGSAKQARDRKTQAILPIRGKILNVASATADKIRANQEIADLTLALGCGVRKDCDPDNLRYDRIIIMTDADVDGAHIATLLMTFFFQEMAPIVERGHLYLARPPLYRLTAGSQSAYAQDDAHRAELEATQFKGKKVEVGRFKGLGEMNPGQLRETTMDPKSRSLIRITLPHEYQRQMAVKERVEQLMGKSPEARFRFIQEHATTLDEAAIDA; from the coding sequence ATGAGTGATGACCTGTTCGGCGGCGCAGTGCCTGCCGGTTCTGAACCAAGCGGCTATGATGCCTCGGCAATTGAGGTTCTGGAGGGGCTTGAGCCTGTCCGGCGGCGGCCCGGCATGTATATCGGCGGCACCGATGAACGGGCGCTGCACCATCTTGCTGCCGAGGTTCTCGACAATTCGATGGATGAAGCGGTTGCAGGCCATGCCACGCGCATCGAAATCACGCTGGGTACCGGCAACAGGCTGACGATCACCGATAATGGCCGCGGCATCCCGGTTGATCCGCACCCCAAATTTCCCGGCAAATCCGCCCTCGAAGTGATCATGACCACGCTCCATTCGGGCGGCAAGTTCGAGGGTAAGGCCTATGCCACCTCCGGCGGTTTGCACGGCGTCGGCGTTTCGGTGGTCAACGCCCTCTCAACCGACACGGTGGTCGAGGTCGCCCGCAACAAGCAGCTTTACCGCCAATGCTTCGCGCGCGGCGCGGCGCTGGGCGGGCTGGAGGAAATGGGCCCCACCCCCAACCGGCGCGGCACAAGCATCGCCTTCACCCCCGATCCCGAAATCTTTGGCGAGGACGCCAAGTTCAAGCCGGCGCGGCTGTTCAAGCTGGCGCGATCAAAGGCCTATCTTTTTGCCGGTGTCGAAATCCGCTGGAAATGCGACCCATCGCTCGCCAGCGAAGATGTGCCGCAAGAAGCGGTATTCCAGTTCCCAGGCGGGCTTGCGGACCATCTGAAGGAGCAATTGGGCAGTCGCAATTGCGTCACCACCGATTTCTTCCACGGCAATCAGACATTCCCCGACGAGCAAGGTCGCGTCGAATGGGCCGTCGCATGGCCGCTTTATTCGGACGGCAGCTATAGCTGGTATTGCAACACCATCCCCACCCCCGATGGCGGCACGCATGAAGCCGGCGTCCGCGCCGCGCTGACCAAGGGGCTGCGGGCCTTTGGCGAGCTGGTAGGCAACAAAAAAGCAGCCCAGATCACCGCCGACGATATCTTCAACGAAGCCGAACTGATGCTGTCGGTATTCATCCGCAACCCGCAATTTCAGAGCCAGACCAAGGACCGGCTAACGTCACCCGAAGCAGCGCGGCTGGTCGAAAACGCGGTGCGCGACCATTTTGACCATTTCCTTGCCGACAATATGGAACGCGGCAAGGCGATGCTCGGCTTCATCCTTGAAAAGGTCGATGACAGGCTGCGCAGGAAAGCCGAGCGTGAGGTCAAGCGCAAGACCGCGACTAGCGGCAAGAAGGTCCGCCTGCCCGGCAAGCTCACTGACTGCTCGTCCGACGATCCGGCCGGCACCGAATTGTTCATCGTCGAAGGCGACAGCGCCGGCGGCAGCGCGAAACAGGCGCGTGACCGCAAAACGCAGGCGATATTGCCCATTCGCGGCAAGATATTGAACGTGGCATCGGCCACCGCCGACAAGATCCGCGCCAATCAGGAAATTGCCGATCTGACGCTGGCCTTGGGCTGCGGCGTGCGCAAAGATTGCGACCCGGACAATCTGCGGTACGACCGGATCATCATCATGACCGACGCAGATGTCGACGGCGCGCATATCGCGACGCTTTTGATGACCTTTTTCTTTCAGGAAATGGCCCCCATTGTGGAGCGCGGCCATCTCTATCTTGCACGTCCGCCGCTCTATCGCCTCACAGCTGGCAGCCAAAGCGCCTATGCGCAGGATGATGCGCACCGTGCCGAACTGGAAGCCACGCAGTTCAAGGGCAAGAAGGTCGAGGTTGGCCGTTTCAAAGGTCTGGGCGAGATGAACCCCGGCCAGTTGCGCGAAACGACCATGGACCCGAAAAGCCGTTCATTGATCCGCATCACCCTGCCGCATGAGTATCAGCGGCAAATGGCGGTGAAGGAACGCGTCGAGCAACTGATGGGTAAAAGCCCCGAAGCGCGATTCCGCTTCATTCAGGAACATGCGACAACGCTTGACGAAGCAGCCATTGATGCCTGA
- the apaG gene encoding Co2+/Mg2+ efflux protein ApaG: MLDSFFKESATTNGVTVRVITDFLDDQSVPAQKRWFWSYHIRIENHRDDAVKLLTRHWKITDGTGKISHLDGDGVVGEQPLLRPGGSHDYVSGCPLTTPSGTMEGHYRFLRDGGETFLVNIPLFELVAPATAR; this comes from the coding sequence ATACTCGATTCCTTTTTCAAAGAATCTGCAACCACAAACGGCGTTACCGTGCGGGTGATTACCGATTTTCTGGATGATCAGTCGGTTCCGGCGCAGAAACGCTGGTTCTGGTCTTATCATATCCGTATCGAAAACCACCGCGACGATGCCGTCAAACTACTGACCCGGCACTGGAAAATCACCGATGGCACCGGAAAGATCAGCCATCTGGATGGTGATGGCGTTGTCGGCGAACAGCCCTTGCTGCGCCCCGGCGGCAGCCATGATTATGTATCGGGTTGCCCGCTGACTACGCCCAGCGGCACCATGGAAGGTCATTACCGCTTTCTGCGTGATGGCGGCGAAACCTTCCTCGTCAATATCCCGCTCTTTGAACTGGTGGCTCCGGCAACGGCAAGATGA